Proteins encoded together in one Hymenobacter monticola window:
- a CDS encoding acyl-CoA-binding protein: MTTQEEFEAASQRAQQLPSKPSNMVLLQLYALYKQATEGDLTGDRPGGFDFKAIAKYDAWNGLRGTSQEAARQQYVELVNELAG, translated from the coding sequence ATGACCACGCAAGAAGAATTTGAAGCCGCCAGCCAGCGCGCCCAGCAGCTGCCCTCGAAACCCAGCAACATGGTGCTGCTCCAGCTTTATGCTCTTTACAAGCAAGCCACCGAAGGCGACCTCACCGGCGACCGCCCCGGCGGCTTCGACTTTAAAGCCATTGCCAAATACGACGCTTGGAACGGCCTGAGAGGCACCAGCCAGGAAGCCGCCCGCCAGCAGTATGTGGAGCTGGTGAACGAGCTGGCCGGCTAG